DNA from Geobacter sulfurreducens PCA:
GCTATGACCGCTGGCGCTACGGCGAGAACCAGGATATCTGGCTCGCCCACAGTATTGAGACGTGGCGGAGAGTGCTGGAGCGGACCGAACCCATTGGCTGTACAGTCGCAGTGGAAAACATCTTCGAGGAGGAGCCTTCAACCCTGCGAGCCCTGCTGGAAGAGATCGACCATCCCCGCTTCTGCCACTGCTTCGACGTGGGGCACTGGAATCTGTTTCACACGGTGGGGATGGAGGAATGGTTCGATGCCATGGGACGCTTCGTGGCGGAGGCCCACATCCACGACAATTTCGGCACCCGCGATGACCATCTGCCGCTGGGCGAAGGGGCCATCGATTTTGATCTCTTCTTTTCCCTCATGGCCCGGCACGCCCCCCAGGCCGTCTGGACCATCGAGGCCCACTGCCCGGCAGCTCTGGACAGGGCACTCGTTGCCATCGAGCGCTACCGGAAATGACAGCGACCCGATACCGCGAGCCGTTGTAGCCAGGACTACAGATAGGGAGAAAAGAGCTTGGCCGTGGCGTCCCGCACTTTTTCAGGGAGTGGGCGGCCGTCCATCTCGGTCAGGCTCACCTGTCGCGAGCGGGCAACGGTTACGGCGAAGTGACGGGAAAGGGTTCCGGCCAACTCCCGATCGTAAACCTCCAGATTGAGCTCGAAGTTGAGCCGAAGGCTGCGGGGATCCAGGTTGGCCGAGCCGATCATGCTCCAGAGGCCGTCGACGATGAAAAGCTTGGTGTGGGCAAAAGGGGGCGGCTGGTAAAACACTCTGATTCCCTGCTGGATAAGCTCCCAGAGATAGGCCCTGGTGGCCCAGTGGACAAAGGGAAGATTGTTCTTCTCAGGCAAAACGAGGGTGACCTCCACCCCCCGCAACGCCGTAGTGACCAGGGCCGAAACAAGTGAGCGGTCGGGGATGAAGTACGGTGTCATGATCTGAACCGTCCGAGTGGCGCACGACAGGGCTCCCATGATGATCCAATGGAGCGTATGGTATTCCTTGTCGGGCCCGTCGCCGATGGGACGGGCCAGGGCATGACCGGCCGGCTGGATCGGAGGGAAATACCGGGT
Protein-coding regions in this window:
- a CDS encoding sugar phosphate isomerase/epimerase family protein — protein: MSDRIHAHVPYPMLADNLTAVAARGINPEVHFSGEALDSLVPEKLIAVADTLNATGLRSTIHAPFVDLNPGSAERLIREATRHRLNQVIDAAAILRPDVIVFHPGYDRWRYGENQDIWLAHSIETWRRVLERTEPIGCTVAVENIFEEEPSTLRALLEEIDHPRFCHCFDVGHWNLFHTVGMEEWFDAMGRFVAEAHIHDNFGTRDDHLPLGEGAIDFDLFFSLMARHAPQAVWTIEAHCPAALDRALVAIERYRK